A stretch of Aedes aegypti strain LVP_AGWG chromosome 2, AaegL5.0 Primary Assembly, whole genome shotgun sequence DNA encodes these proteins:
- the LOC5573164 gene encoding ejaculatory bulb-specific protein 3: protein MKLFIVALALLAVVAAQDDKYTTKYDSVDIDEILKSERLFKNYYACLMDTGACTPDVNELKRVLPDALENNCAKCSEKQQNDSTKTIKYLTENKPEEWKALKAKYDPDNKYVEKYVADADKEGIKL, encoded by the coding sequence atgaaattgttcaTCGTTGCTTTGGCTCTGCTCGCCGTGGTTGCAGCCCAAGACGATAAGTACACCACCAAGTATGACAGCGTCGACATCGATGAGATCCTGAAGTCCGAACGTCTGTTCAAGAACTACTACGCCTGCCTTATGGACACCGGAGCTTGCACCCCAGATGTCAACGAACTGAAGCGTGTCCTGCCCGATGCCCTGGAGAACAACTGTGCCAAGTGTAGCGAGAAGCAGCAGAACGACAGCACCAAGACCATCAAGTACCTGACCGAGAACAAGCCAGAGGAATGGAAGGCTCTGAAGGCCAAGTACGATCCCGACAACAAGTACGTCGAGAAGTACGTCGCCGATGCTGACAAGGAAGGAATCAAGCTGTAA
- the LOC5573166 gene encoding ejaculatory bulb-specific protein 3 — translation MKLFIALALLAVAAAQEATYNNRYDNIDVEEILKSDRLFKNYFNCLMDAGPCTPEGTDLKKYLPDALETGCTKCTEKQRDTGNKVIAWLIENRPMEWVMLKSKYDPENKLTERYRELAAKAGIAL, via the coding sequence ATGAAACTATTCATCGCCCTCGCTTTACTCGCCGTGGCTGCAGCGCAGGAAGCTACCTACAACAATCGTTACGACAACATCGATGTCGAGGAAATTCTCAAATCGGATCGCCTCTTCAAGAACTACTTCAACTGCCTGATGGACGCCGGTCCATGTACTCCGGAAGGAACCGATCTGAAGAAGTACTTGCCCGACGCGCTGGAAACCGGATGCACCAAGTGTACGGAGAAGCAACGTGATACCGGAAACAAGGTCATCGCTTGGTTGATCGAGAACCGTCCCATGGAGTGGGTGATGCTGAAGAGCAAGTACGATCCGGAGAACAAGTTGACTGAACGTTATCGTGAACTGGCTGCGAAGGCTGGGATTGCACTGTAG
- the LOC5573165 gene encoding ejaculatory bulb-specific protein 3, protein MKIFIVALALIALAAAKPQDDKYTTKYDSVDIDEILKSERLFKNYYACLMDTGACTPDVNELKRVLPDALENNCAKCSEKQQNDSTKTIKYLTENKPEEWKALKAKYDPDNKYVEKYVADADKEGIKL, encoded by the coding sequence ATGAAAATCTTCATCGTTGCTTTGGCCCTGATCGCTTTGGCCGCCGCCAAGCCTCAGGATGACAAGTACACCACCAAGTACGACAGCGTTGATATCGATGAGATCCTGAAGTCCGAACGTCTGTTCAAGAACTACTATGCCTGTCTTATGGATACCGGAGCTTGCACCCCAGATGTCAACGAACTGAAGCGCGTCCTGCCCGATGCCCTGGAGAACAACTGTGCCAAGTGTAGCGAGAAGCAGCAGAACGACAGCACCAAGACCATCAAGTACCTGACCGAGAACAAGCCAGAGGAATGGAAGGCTCTGAAGGCCAAGTACGATCCCGACAACAAGTATGTCGAGAAGTACGTCGCCGATGCCGACAAGGAAGGAATCAAGCTGTAA
- the LOC5573163 gene encoding ejaculatory bulb-specific protein 3 yields MKIFIVALALIALAAAKPQDDKYTTKYDSVDIDEILKSERLFKNYYACLMDTGACTPDVNELKRVLPEALENNCAKCSEKQQNDSTKTIKFLTENKPEEWKALKAKYDPDNKYVEKYVADADKEGIKL; encoded by the coding sequence ATGAAAATCTTCATCGTTGCTTTGGCCCTGATCGCTTTGGCCGCCGCCAAGCCTCAGGATGACAAGTACACCACCAAGTACGACAGCGTCGACATCGATGAGATCCTGAAGTCCGAACGCCTGTTCAAGAACTACTACGCCTGTCTCATGGATACCGGAGCTTGCACCCCAGATGTCAACGAACTTAAGCGTGTCCTGCCGGAGGCCCTGGAGAACAACTGTGCCAAGTGTAGCGAGAAGCAGCAGAACGACAGCACCAAGACCATCAAGTTCCTGACCGAGAACAAGCCAGAGGAATGGAAGGCTCTGAAGGCCAAGTACGATCCCGACAACAAGTATGTCGAGAAGTACGTCGCCGATGCCGACAAGGAAGGAATCAAGCTGTAA